One Oncorhynchus kisutch isolate 150728-3 linkage group LG13, Okis_V2, whole genome shotgun sequence DNA window includes the following coding sequences:
- the LOC109902330 gene encoding polypyrimidine tract-binding protein 1 isoform X3: protein MDGRLETDLYPMGSTYVTELDSVHDITVGTKRGSDELFSCVANGPYIMTSAAANGNDSKKFKGDIRGPGIPSRVIHVRKLPNDINEAEVISLGLPFGKVTNLLMLKGKNQAFIEMNTEDAAQTMVSYYSSVTPVIRNHPIFMQYSNHKELKTDNSPNQVRAQAALQAVNAVQAGGMPMAGGMPMAGGMPMAGGMPMAGGMPMAGGMPMAGGMPMAGGMPMAGVDASGGMGGHSPVLRVIVENLFYPVTLDVLHQIFSKLGTVLKIITFTKNNQFQALLQYSDGLTAQHAKLSLDGQNIYNACCTLRINFSKLTSLNVKYNNDKSRDYTRPDLPTGDSQPSIDHQAMAAAFGAPGIISANPYAGAHAFPPAFAIQQATGLTMHGVPGGLAQLTMPVAAAAAAAGRMGFHQLSGGHCVMLVSNLNPERVTPQCLFILFGVYGDVMRVKILFNKKENALIQMSDGTQAQLAMSHLNGQRLHGKALRVTLSKHTNVQLPREGHEDQGLTKDYSNSPLHRFKKPGSKNYSNIFPPSATLHLSNIPPSVVEDDLKMLFASSGAMVKAFKFFQKDRKMALVQMSSVEEAIESLIEFHNHDLGENHHLRVSFSKSTI from the exons ATGGACGG CCGTCTAGAGACTGATTTGTATCCTATGGGATCTACTTACGTCACTGAACTAGA CAGTGTCCACGATATTACAGTTGGTACAAAG AGAGGATCAGACGAGCTTTTCTCCTGCGTGGCAAACGGACCCTATATAATGACCAGCGCAGCAG ccAATGGCAACGACAGCAAGAAGTTCAAAGGTGACATAAGGGGCCCGGGCATCCCGTCGCGCGTCATCCACGTGCGCAAGCTCCCCAACGACATCAACGAGGCCGAGGTCATCTCCCTGGGCCTGCCCTTTGGCAAAGTCACCAACCTGCTCATGCTCAAAGGAAAAAACCAG GCCTTCATAGAGATGAACACCGAGGATGCAGCTCAGACCATGGTCAGCTACTACTCCTCGGTGACGCCGGTCATCCGCAACCACCCCATCTTCATGCAGTACTCCAACCACAAGGAGCTCAAGACGGACAACTCCCCCAACCAAGTG AGAGCCCAGGCGGCACTGCAGGCAGTGAACGCAGTCCAGGCAGGGGGCATGCCCATGGCAGGGGGCATGCCCATGGCAGGGGGCATGCCCATGGCAGGGGGCATGCCCATGGCAGGGGGCATGCCCATGGCAGGGGGCATGCCCATGGCAGGGGGCATGCCCATGGCAGGGGGCATGCCCATGGCAGGGGTTGATGCCTCAGGGGGCATGGGTGGGCACAGCCCTGTGCTGCGCGTTATAGTGGAGAACCTGTTCTACCCAGTCACCCTGGACGTGCTGCACCAG ATCTTCTCTAAGCTCGGCACAGTGCTGAAGATTATCACCTTTACCAAAAACAACCAGTTCCAGGCCCTGCTGCAGTACTCGGACGGTCTGACCGCGCAGCACGCTAAACTG TCTTTAGATGGGCAGAACATCTACAACGCCTGCTGCACCCTCCGCATCAACTTCTCCAAGCTGACCAGCCTGAACGTGAAGTACAACAACGACAAAAGCCGCGACTACACGCGGCCTGACCTGCCCACGGGAGACAGCCAGCCCTCCATCGACCACCAGGCCATGGCTGCAGCCTTCG GTGCTCCTGGGATCATCTCAGCCAACCCATACGCAGGAGCTCATGCCTTCCCCCCGGCATTCGCCATTCAGCAAGCTACAG GCCTGACGATGCACGGTGTCCCTGGAGGCCTGGCTCAACTGACCATGCCCGTGGCTGCAGCCGCGGCGGCTGCAGGCAGAATGGGCTTCCACCAACTCTCCGGTGGCCACTGTGTCATGCTGGTCAGCAACCTCAACCCAGAG AGAGTTACGCCCCAATGCCTCTTTATTCTTTTCG GTGTATATGGTGATGTGATGAGAGTGAAGATCCTGTTCAACAAGAAGGAGAACGCTCTGATCCAGATGTCTGATGGGACTCAGGCGCAGCTAG CAATGAGCCACCTAAATGGCCAGAGGCTCCACGGGAAAGCGCTGCGTGTCACcctgtccaaacacaccaatgtCCAGCTGCCCCGCGAGGGCCATGAGGACCAGGGCCTGACAAAGGACTACAGCAACTCACCCCTGCACCGCTTTAAGAAGCCCGGCTCCAAGAACTACTCTAACATATTCCCTCCCTCAGCCACCCTGCACCTCTCAAACATCCC TCCCTCTGTGGTTGAGGATGACCTCAAGATGCTGTTTGCGAGCTCCGGTGCAATGGTCAAGGCCTTCAAGTTCTTCCA GAAAGACCGCAAGATGGCCTTGGTCCAGATGAGCTCAGTTGAGGAGGCCATAGAGTCCCTCATCGAGTTCCACAATCACGACCTGGGTGAGAACCACCACCTGAGGGTCTCCTTCTCCAAATCTACCATCTGA
- the LOC109902330 gene encoding polypyrimidine tract-binding protein 1 isoform X2 has translation MDGRLETDLYPMGSTYVTELDVHDITVGTKRGSDELFSCVANGPYIMTSAAANGNDSKKFKGDIRGPGIPSRVIHVRKLPNDINEAEVISLGLPFGKVTNLLMLKGKNQAFIEMNTEDAAQTMVSYYSSVTPVIRNHPIFMQYSNHKELKTDNSPNQVRAQAALQAVNAVQAGGMPMAGGMPMAGGMPMAGGMPMAGGMPMAGGMPMAGGMPMAGGMPMAGVDASGGMGGHSPVLRVIVENLFYPVTLDVLHQIFSKLGTVLKIITFTKNNQFQALLQYSDGLTAQHAKLSLDGQNIYNACCTLRINFSKLTSLNVKYNNDKSRDYTRPDLPTGDSQPSIDHQAMAAAFGEYYGAPGIISANPYAGAHAFPPAFAIQQATGLTMHGVPGGLAQLTMPVAAAAAAAGRMGFHQLSGGHCVMLVSNLNPERVTPQCLFILFGVYGDVMRVKILFNKKENALIQMSDGTQAQLAMSHLNGQRLHGKALRVTLSKHTNVQLPREGHEDQGLTKDYSNSPLHRFKKPGSKNYSNIFPPSATLHLSNIPPSVVEDDLKMLFASSGAMVKAFKFFQKDRKMALVQMSSVEEAIESLIEFHNHDLGENHHLRVSFSKSTI, from the exons ATGGACGG CCGTCTAGAGACTGATTTGTATCCTATGGGATCTACTTACGTCACTGAACTAGA TGTCCACGATATTACAGTTGGTACAAAG AGAGGATCAGACGAGCTTTTCTCCTGCGTGGCAAACGGACCCTATATAATGACCAGCGCAGCAG ccAATGGCAACGACAGCAAGAAGTTCAAAGGTGACATAAGGGGCCCGGGCATCCCGTCGCGCGTCATCCACGTGCGCAAGCTCCCCAACGACATCAACGAGGCCGAGGTCATCTCCCTGGGCCTGCCCTTTGGCAAAGTCACCAACCTGCTCATGCTCAAAGGAAAAAACCAG GCCTTCATAGAGATGAACACCGAGGATGCAGCTCAGACCATGGTCAGCTACTACTCCTCGGTGACGCCGGTCATCCGCAACCACCCCATCTTCATGCAGTACTCCAACCACAAGGAGCTCAAGACGGACAACTCCCCCAACCAAGTG AGAGCCCAGGCGGCACTGCAGGCAGTGAACGCAGTCCAGGCAGGGGGCATGCCCATGGCAGGGGGCATGCCCATGGCAGGGGGCATGCCCATGGCAGGGGGCATGCCCATGGCAGGGGGCATGCCCATGGCAGGGGGCATGCCCATGGCAGGGGGCATGCCCATGGCAGGGGGCATGCCCATGGCAGGGGTTGATGCCTCAGGGGGCATGGGTGGGCACAGCCCTGTGCTGCGCGTTATAGTGGAGAACCTGTTCTACCCAGTCACCCTGGACGTGCTGCACCAG ATCTTCTCTAAGCTCGGCACAGTGCTGAAGATTATCACCTTTACCAAAAACAACCAGTTCCAGGCCCTGCTGCAGTACTCGGACGGTCTGACCGCGCAGCACGCTAAACTG TCTTTAGATGGGCAGAACATCTACAACGCCTGCTGCACCCTCCGCATCAACTTCTCCAAGCTGACCAGCCTGAACGTGAAGTACAACAACGACAAAAGCCGCGACTACACGCGGCCTGACCTGCCCACGGGAGACAGCCAGCCCTCCATCGACCACCAGGCCATGGCTGCAGCCTTCGGTGAGTACTATg GTGCTCCTGGGATCATCTCAGCCAACCCATACGCAGGAGCTCATGCCTTCCCCCCGGCATTCGCCATTCAGCAAGCTACAG GCCTGACGATGCACGGTGTCCCTGGAGGCCTGGCTCAACTGACCATGCCCGTGGCTGCAGCCGCGGCGGCTGCAGGCAGAATGGGCTTCCACCAACTCTCCGGTGGCCACTGTGTCATGCTGGTCAGCAACCTCAACCCAGAG AGAGTTACGCCCCAATGCCTCTTTATTCTTTTCG GTGTATATGGTGATGTGATGAGAGTGAAGATCCTGTTCAACAAGAAGGAGAACGCTCTGATCCAGATGTCTGATGGGACTCAGGCGCAGCTAG CAATGAGCCACCTAAATGGCCAGAGGCTCCACGGGAAAGCGCTGCGTGTCACcctgtccaaacacaccaatgtCCAGCTGCCCCGCGAGGGCCATGAGGACCAGGGCCTGACAAAGGACTACAGCAACTCACCCCTGCACCGCTTTAAGAAGCCCGGCTCCAAGAACTACTCTAACATATTCCCTCCCTCAGCCACCCTGCACCTCTCAAACATCCC TCCCTCTGTGGTTGAGGATGACCTCAAGATGCTGTTTGCGAGCTCCGGTGCAATGGTCAAGGCCTTCAAGTTCTTCCA GAAAGACCGCAAGATGGCCTTGGTCCAGATGAGCTCAGTTGAGGAGGCCATAGAGTCCCTCATCGAGTTCCACAATCACGACCTGGGTGAGAACCACCACCTGAGGGTCTCCTTCTCCAAATCTACCATCTGA
- the LOC109902330 gene encoding polypyrimidine tract-binding protein 1 isoform X1: MDGRLETDLYPMGSTYVTELDSVHDITVGTKRGSDELFSCVANGPYIMTSAAANGNDSKKFKGDIRGPGIPSRVIHVRKLPNDINEAEVISLGLPFGKVTNLLMLKGKNQAFIEMNTEDAAQTMVSYYSSVTPVIRNHPIFMQYSNHKELKTDNSPNQVRAQAALQAVNAVQAGGMPMAGGMPMAGGMPMAGGMPMAGGMPMAGGMPMAGGMPMAGGMPMAGVDASGGMGGHSPVLRVIVENLFYPVTLDVLHQIFSKLGTVLKIITFTKNNQFQALLQYSDGLTAQHAKLSLDGQNIYNACCTLRINFSKLTSLNVKYNNDKSRDYTRPDLPTGDSQPSIDHQAMAAAFGEYYGAPGIISANPYAGAHAFPPAFAIQQATGLTMHGVPGGLAQLTMPVAAAAAAAGRMGFHQLSGGHCVMLVSNLNPERVTPQCLFILFGVYGDVMRVKILFNKKENALIQMSDGTQAQLAMSHLNGQRLHGKALRVTLSKHTNVQLPREGHEDQGLTKDYSNSPLHRFKKPGSKNYSNIFPPSATLHLSNIPPSVVEDDLKMLFASSGAMVKAFKFFQKDRKMALVQMSSVEEAIESLIEFHNHDLGENHHLRVSFSKSTI, translated from the exons ATGGACGG CCGTCTAGAGACTGATTTGTATCCTATGGGATCTACTTACGTCACTGAACTAGA CAGTGTCCACGATATTACAGTTGGTACAAAG AGAGGATCAGACGAGCTTTTCTCCTGCGTGGCAAACGGACCCTATATAATGACCAGCGCAGCAG ccAATGGCAACGACAGCAAGAAGTTCAAAGGTGACATAAGGGGCCCGGGCATCCCGTCGCGCGTCATCCACGTGCGCAAGCTCCCCAACGACATCAACGAGGCCGAGGTCATCTCCCTGGGCCTGCCCTTTGGCAAAGTCACCAACCTGCTCATGCTCAAAGGAAAAAACCAG GCCTTCATAGAGATGAACACCGAGGATGCAGCTCAGACCATGGTCAGCTACTACTCCTCGGTGACGCCGGTCATCCGCAACCACCCCATCTTCATGCAGTACTCCAACCACAAGGAGCTCAAGACGGACAACTCCCCCAACCAAGTG AGAGCCCAGGCGGCACTGCAGGCAGTGAACGCAGTCCAGGCAGGGGGCATGCCCATGGCAGGGGGCATGCCCATGGCAGGGGGCATGCCCATGGCAGGGGGCATGCCCATGGCAGGGGGCATGCCCATGGCAGGGGGCATGCCCATGGCAGGGGGCATGCCCATGGCAGGGGGCATGCCCATGGCAGGGGTTGATGCCTCAGGGGGCATGGGTGGGCACAGCCCTGTGCTGCGCGTTATAGTGGAGAACCTGTTCTACCCAGTCACCCTGGACGTGCTGCACCAG ATCTTCTCTAAGCTCGGCACAGTGCTGAAGATTATCACCTTTACCAAAAACAACCAGTTCCAGGCCCTGCTGCAGTACTCGGACGGTCTGACCGCGCAGCACGCTAAACTG TCTTTAGATGGGCAGAACATCTACAACGCCTGCTGCACCCTCCGCATCAACTTCTCCAAGCTGACCAGCCTGAACGTGAAGTACAACAACGACAAAAGCCGCGACTACACGCGGCCTGACCTGCCCACGGGAGACAGCCAGCCCTCCATCGACCACCAGGCCATGGCTGCAGCCTTCGGTGAGTACTATg GTGCTCCTGGGATCATCTCAGCCAACCCATACGCAGGAGCTCATGCCTTCCCCCCGGCATTCGCCATTCAGCAAGCTACAG GCCTGACGATGCACGGTGTCCCTGGAGGCCTGGCTCAACTGACCATGCCCGTGGCTGCAGCCGCGGCGGCTGCAGGCAGAATGGGCTTCCACCAACTCTCCGGTGGCCACTGTGTCATGCTGGTCAGCAACCTCAACCCAGAG AGAGTTACGCCCCAATGCCTCTTTATTCTTTTCG GTGTATATGGTGATGTGATGAGAGTGAAGATCCTGTTCAACAAGAAGGAGAACGCTCTGATCCAGATGTCTGATGGGACTCAGGCGCAGCTAG CAATGAGCCACCTAAATGGCCAGAGGCTCCACGGGAAAGCGCTGCGTGTCACcctgtccaaacacaccaatgtCCAGCTGCCCCGCGAGGGCCATGAGGACCAGGGCCTGACAAAGGACTACAGCAACTCACCCCTGCACCGCTTTAAGAAGCCCGGCTCCAAGAACTACTCTAACATATTCCCTCCCTCAGCCACCCTGCACCTCTCAAACATCCC TCCCTCTGTGGTTGAGGATGACCTCAAGATGCTGTTTGCGAGCTCCGGTGCAATGGTCAAGGCCTTCAAGTTCTTCCA GAAAGACCGCAAGATGGCCTTGGTCCAGATGAGCTCAGTTGAGGAGGCCATAGAGTCCCTCATCGAGTTCCACAATCACGACCTGGGTGAGAACCACCACCTGAGGGTCTCCTTCTCCAAATCTACCATCTGA
- the LOC109902330 gene encoding polypyrimidine tract-binding protein 1 isoform X6 has product MDGRLETDLYPMGSTYVTELDVHDITVGTKRGSDELFSCVANGPYIMTSAAANGNDSKKFKGDIRGPGIPSRVIHVRKLPNDINEAEVISLGLPFGKVTNLLMLKGKNQAFIEMNTEDAAQTMVSYYSSVTPVIRNHPIFMQYSNHKELKTDNSPNQVRAQAALQAVNAVQAGGMPMAGGMPMAGGMPMAGGMPMAGGMPMAGGMPMAGGMPMAGGMPMAGVDASGGMGGHSPVLRVIVENLFYPVTLDVLHQIFSKLGTVLKIITFTKNNQFQALLQYSDGLTAQHAKLSLDGQNIYNACCTLRINFSKLTSLNVKYNNDKSRDYTRPDLPTGDSQPSIDHQAMAAAFGAPGIISANPYAGAHAFPPAFAIQQATGLTMHGVPGGLAQLTMPVAAAAAAAGRMGFHQLSGGHCVMLVSNLNPERVTPQCLFILFGVYGDVMRVKILFNKKENALIQMSDGTQAQLAMSHLNGQRLHGKALRVTLSKHTNVQLPREGHEDQGLTKDYSNSPLHRFKKPGSKNYSNIFPPSATLHLSNIPPSVVEDDLKMLFASSGAMVKAFKFFQKDRKMALVQMSSVEEAIESLIEFHNHDLGENHHLRVSFSKSTI; this is encoded by the exons ATGGACGG CCGTCTAGAGACTGATTTGTATCCTATGGGATCTACTTACGTCACTGAACTAGA TGTCCACGATATTACAGTTGGTACAAAG AGAGGATCAGACGAGCTTTTCTCCTGCGTGGCAAACGGACCCTATATAATGACCAGCGCAGCAG ccAATGGCAACGACAGCAAGAAGTTCAAAGGTGACATAAGGGGCCCGGGCATCCCGTCGCGCGTCATCCACGTGCGCAAGCTCCCCAACGACATCAACGAGGCCGAGGTCATCTCCCTGGGCCTGCCCTTTGGCAAAGTCACCAACCTGCTCATGCTCAAAGGAAAAAACCAG GCCTTCATAGAGATGAACACCGAGGATGCAGCTCAGACCATGGTCAGCTACTACTCCTCGGTGACGCCGGTCATCCGCAACCACCCCATCTTCATGCAGTACTCCAACCACAAGGAGCTCAAGACGGACAACTCCCCCAACCAAGTG AGAGCCCAGGCGGCACTGCAGGCAGTGAACGCAGTCCAGGCAGGGGGCATGCCCATGGCAGGGGGCATGCCCATGGCAGGGGGCATGCCCATGGCAGGGGGCATGCCCATGGCAGGGGGCATGCCCATGGCAGGGGGCATGCCCATGGCAGGGGGCATGCCCATGGCAGGGGGCATGCCCATGGCAGGGGTTGATGCCTCAGGGGGCATGGGTGGGCACAGCCCTGTGCTGCGCGTTATAGTGGAGAACCTGTTCTACCCAGTCACCCTGGACGTGCTGCACCAG ATCTTCTCTAAGCTCGGCACAGTGCTGAAGATTATCACCTTTACCAAAAACAACCAGTTCCAGGCCCTGCTGCAGTACTCGGACGGTCTGACCGCGCAGCACGCTAAACTG TCTTTAGATGGGCAGAACATCTACAACGCCTGCTGCACCCTCCGCATCAACTTCTCCAAGCTGACCAGCCTGAACGTGAAGTACAACAACGACAAAAGCCGCGACTACACGCGGCCTGACCTGCCCACGGGAGACAGCCAGCCCTCCATCGACCACCAGGCCATGGCTGCAGCCTTCG GTGCTCCTGGGATCATCTCAGCCAACCCATACGCAGGAGCTCATGCCTTCCCCCCGGCATTCGCCATTCAGCAAGCTACAG GCCTGACGATGCACGGTGTCCCTGGAGGCCTGGCTCAACTGACCATGCCCGTGGCTGCAGCCGCGGCGGCTGCAGGCAGAATGGGCTTCCACCAACTCTCCGGTGGCCACTGTGTCATGCTGGTCAGCAACCTCAACCCAGAG AGAGTTACGCCCCAATGCCTCTTTATTCTTTTCG GTGTATATGGTGATGTGATGAGAGTGAAGATCCTGTTCAACAAGAAGGAGAACGCTCTGATCCAGATGTCTGATGGGACTCAGGCGCAGCTAG CAATGAGCCACCTAAATGGCCAGAGGCTCCACGGGAAAGCGCTGCGTGTCACcctgtccaaacacaccaatgtCCAGCTGCCCCGCGAGGGCCATGAGGACCAGGGCCTGACAAAGGACTACAGCAACTCACCCCTGCACCGCTTTAAGAAGCCCGGCTCCAAGAACTACTCTAACATATTCCCTCCCTCAGCCACCCTGCACCTCTCAAACATCCC TCCCTCTGTGGTTGAGGATGACCTCAAGATGCTGTTTGCGAGCTCCGGTGCAATGGTCAAGGCCTTCAAGTTCTTCCA GAAAGACCGCAAGATGGCCTTGGTCCAGATGAGCTCAGTTGAGGAGGCCATAGAGTCCCTCATCGAGTTCCACAATCACGACCTGGGTGAGAACCACCACCTGAGGGTCTCCTTCTCCAAATCTACCATCTGA
- the LOC109902330 gene encoding polypyrimidine tract-binding protein 1 isoform X4, which yields MTSAAANGNDSKKFKGDIRGPGIPSRVIHVRKLPNDINEAEVISLGLPFGKVTNLLMLKGKNQAFIEMNTEDAAQTMVSYYSSVTPVIRNHPIFMQYSNHKELKTDNSPNQVRAQAALQAVNAVQAGGMPMAGGMPMAGGMPMAGGMPMAGGMPMAGGMPMAGGMPMAGGMPMAGVDASGGMGGHSPVLRVIVENLFYPVTLDVLHQIFSKLGTVLKIITFTKNNQFQALLQYSDGLTAQHAKLSLDGQNIYNACCTLRINFSKLTSLNVKYNNDKSRDYTRPDLPTGDSQPSIDHQAMAAAFGEYYGAPGIISANPYAGAHAFPPAFAIQQATGLTMHGVPGGLAQLTMPVAAAAAAAGRMGFHQLSGGHCVMLVSNLNPERVTPQCLFILFGVYGDVMRVKILFNKKENALIQMSDGTQAQLAMSHLNGQRLHGKALRVTLSKHTNVQLPREGHEDQGLTKDYSNSPLHRFKKPGSKNYSNIFPPSATLHLSNIPPSVVEDDLKMLFASSGAMVKAFKFFQKDRKMALVQMSSVEEAIESLIEFHNHDLGENHHLRVSFSKSTI from the exons ATGACCAGCGCAGCAG ccAATGGCAACGACAGCAAGAAGTTCAAAGGTGACATAAGGGGCCCGGGCATCCCGTCGCGCGTCATCCACGTGCGCAAGCTCCCCAACGACATCAACGAGGCCGAGGTCATCTCCCTGGGCCTGCCCTTTGGCAAAGTCACCAACCTGCTCATGCTCAAAGGAAAAAACCAG GCCTTCATAGAGATGAACACCGAGGATGCAGCTCAGACCATGGTCAGCTACTACTCCTCGGTGACGCCGGTCATCCGCAACCACCCCATCTTCATGCAGTACTCCAACCACAAGGAGCTCAAGACGGACAACTCCCCCAACCAAGTG AGAGCCCAGGCGGCACTGCAGGCAGTGAACGCAGTCCAGGCAGGGGGCATGCCCATGGCAGGGGGCATGCCCATGGCAGGGGGCATGCCCATGGCAGGGGGCATGCCCATGGCAGGGGGCATGCCCATGGCAGGGGGCATGCCCATGGCAGGGGGCATGCCCATGGCAGGGGGCATGCCCATGGCAGGGGTTGATGCCTCAGGGGGCATGGGTGGGCACAGCCCTGTGCTGCGCGTTATAGTGGAGAACCTGTTCTACCCAGTCACCCTGGACGTGCTGCACCAG ATCTTCTCTAAGCTCGGCACAGTGCTGAAGATTATCACCTTTACCAAAAACAACCAGTTCCAGGCCCTGCTGCAGTACTCGGACGGTCTGACCGCGCAGCACGCTAAACTG TCTTTAGATGGGCAGAACATCTACAACGCCTGCTGCACCCTCCGCATCAACTTCTCCAAGCTGACCAGCCTGAACGTGAAGTACAACAACGACAAAAGCCGCGACTACACGCGGCCTGACCTGCCCACGGGAGACAGCCAGCCCTCCATCGACCACCAGGCCATGGCTGCAGCCTTCGGTGAGTACTATg GTGCTCCTGGGATCATCTCAGCCAACCCATACGCAGGAGCTCATGCCTTCCCCCCGGCATTCGCCATTCAGCAAGCTACAG GCCTGACGATGCACGGTGTCCCTGGAGGCCTGGCTCAACTGACCATGCCCGTGGCTGCAGCCGCGGCGGCTGCAGGCAGAATGGGCTTCCACCAACTCTCCGGTGGCCACTGTGTCATGCTGGTCAGCAACCTCAACCCAGAG AGAGTTACGCCCCAATGCCTCTTTATTCTTTTCG GTGTATATGGTGATGTGATGAGAGTGAAGATCCTGTTCAACAAGAAGGAGAACGCTCTGATCCAGATGTCTGATGGGACTCAGGCGCAGCTAG CAATGAGCCACCTAAATGGCCAGAGGCTCCACGGGAAAGCGCTGCGTGTCACcctgtccaaacacaccaatgtCCAGCTGCCCCGCGAGGGCCATGAGGACCAGGGCCTGACAAAGGACTACAGCAACTCACCCCTGCACCGCTTTAAGAAGCCCGGCTCCAAGAACTACTCTAACATATTCCCTCCCTCAGCCACCCTGCACCTCTCAAACATCCC TCCCTCTGTGGTTGAGGATGACCTCAAGATGCTGTTTGCGAGCTCCGGTGCAATGGTCAAGGCCTTCAAGTTCTTCCA GAAAGACCGCAAGATGGCCTTGGTCCAGATGAGCTCAGTTGAGGAGGCCATAGAGTCCCTCATCGAGTTCCACAATCACGACCTGGGTGAGAACCACCACCTGAGGGTCTCCTTCTCCAAATCTACCATCTGA
- the LOC109902330 gene encoding polypyrimidine tract-binding protein 1 isoform X5, with translation MTSAAANGNDSKKFKGDIRGPGIPSRVIHVRKLPNDINEAEVISLGLPFGKVTNLLMLKGKNQAFIEMNTEDAAQTMVSYYSSVTPVIRNHPIFMQYSNHKELKTDNSPNQVRAQAALQAVNAVQAGGMPMAGGMPMAGGMPMAGGMPMAGGMPMAGGMPMAGGMPMAGGMPMAGVDASGGMGGHSPVLRVIVENLFYPVTLDVLHQIFSKLGTVLKIITFTKNNQFQALLQYSDGLTAQHAKLSLDGQNIYNACCTLRINFSKLTSLNVKYNNDKSRDYTRPDLPTGDSQPSIDHQAMAAAFGAPGIISANPYAGAHAFPPAFAIQQATGLTMHGVPGGLAQLTMPVAAAAAAAGRMGFHQLSGGHCVMLVSNLNPERVTPQCLFILFGVYGDVMRVKILFNKKENALIQMSDGTQAQLAMSHLNGQRLHGKALRVTLSKHTNVQLPREGHEDQGLTKDYSNSPLHRFKKPGSKNYSNIFPPSATLHLSNIPPSVVEDDLKMLFASSGAMVKAFKFFQKDRKMALVQMSSVEEAIESLIEFHNHDLGENHHLRVSFSKSTI, from the exons ATGACCAGCGCAGCAG ccAATGGCAACGACAGCAAGAAGTTCAAAGGTGACATAAGGGGCCCGGGCATCCCGTCGCGCGTCATCCACGTGCGCAAGCTCCCCAACGACATCAACGAGGCCGAGGTCATCTCCCTGGGCCTGCCCTTTGGCAAAGTCACCAACCTGCTCATGCTCAAAGGAAAAAACCAG GCCTTCATAGAGATGAACACCGAGGATGCAGCTCAGACCATGGTCAGCTACTACTCCTCGGTGACGCCGGTCATCCGCAACCACCCCATCTTCATGCAGTACTCCAACCACAAGGAGCTCAAGACGGACAACTCCCCCAACCAAGTG AGAGCCCAGGCGGCACTGCAGGCAGTGAACGCAGTCCAGGCAGGGGGCATGCCCATGGCAGGGGGCATGCCCATGGCAGGGGGCATGCCCATGGCAGGGGGCATGCCCATGGCAGGGGGCATGCCCATGGCAGGGGGCATGCCCATGGCAGGGGGCATGCCCATGGCAGGGGGCATGCCCATGGCAGGGGTTGATGCCTCAGGGGGCATGGGTGGGCACAGCCCTGTGCTGCGCGTTATAGTGGAGAACCTGTTCTACCCAGTCACCCTGGACGTGCTGCACCAG ATCTTCTCTAAGCTCGGCACAGTGCTGAAGATTATCACCTTTACCAAAAACAACCAGTTCCAGGCCCTGCTGCAGTACTCGGACGGTCTGACCGCGCAGCACGCTAAACTG TCTTTAGATGGGCAGAACATCTACAACGCCTGCTGCACCCTCCGCATCAACTTCTCCAAGCTGACCAGCCTGAACGTGAAGTACAACAACGACAAAAGCCGCGACTACACGCGGCCTGACCTGCCCACGGGAGACAGCCAGCCCTCCATCGACCACCAGGCCATGGCTGCAGCCTTCG GTGCTCCTGGGATCATCTCAGCCAACCCATACGCAGGAGCTCATGCCTTCCCCCCGGCATTCGCCATTCAGCAAGCTACAG GCCTGACGATGCACGGTGTCCCTGGAGGCCTGGCTCAACTGACCATGCCCGTGGCTGCAGCCGCGGCGGCTGCAGGCAGAATGGGCTTCCACCAACTCTCCGGTGGCCACTGTGTCATGCTGGTCAGCAACCTCAACCCAGAG AGAGTTACGCCCCAATGCCTCTTTATTCTTTTCG GTGTATATGGTGATGTGATGAGAGTGAAGATCCTGTTCAACAAGAAGGAGAACGCTCTGATCCAGATGTCTGATGGGACTCAGGCGCAGCTAG CAATGAGCCACCTAAATGGCCAGAGGCTCCACGGGAAAGCGCTGCGTGTCACcctgtccaaacacaccaatgtCCAGCTGCCCCGCGAGGGCCATGAGGACCAGGGCCTGACAAAGGACTACAGCAACTCACCCCTGCACCGCTTTAAGAAGCCCGGCTCCAAGAACTACTCTAACATATTCCCTCCCTCAGCCACCCTGCACCTCTCAAACATCCC TCCCTCTGTGGTTGAGGATGACCTCAAGATGCTGTTTGCGAGCTCCGGTGCAATGGTCAAGGCCTTCAAGTTCTTCCA GAAAGACCGCAAGATGGCCTTGGTCCAGATGAGCTCAGTTGAGGAGGCCATAGAGTCCCTCATCGAGTTCCACAATCACGACCTGGGTGAGAACCACCACCTGAGGGTCTCCTTCTCCAAATCTACCATCTGA